One Brachybacterium kimchii genomic window carries:
- a CDS encoding aldehyde dehydrogenase family protein, which yields MTDNRIPAARIAGRIVEGGDVHDVIDPSTGAAIASVGWTGAADVEKAVSAGAQAFQLWSATAARERAAALRAIASDLRAQTTDIAPLLAAESGKLLGEAEGEVEFSAKYFDWFADAAVIAEEETGRTTANRRFRVRRHPVGVVAAVGTWNFPLSIPARKIAASIAAGCPTVLKPSERTPISADALVRICERHLPRGVIGQVIGEGIELTNALIDDPRVAAVTFTGSTPIGKVIAERAARTLTRACLELGGRAPFIVREDADVADAVEHLMVAKLRNNGESCIAANTLFVHASLAEEFRDALAARLAGVRPGRQEEPDADFGPLIDTRAVERLRALVAQAERAGKRVVRGPEGPDSGAFMPAVLVEDARDSELYAQEIFGPVLAMDIYEDEDALVSEINGWGVGLAGYVCGRDIAAAQELAERLRIGIVGINNGAPNTPEVPFGGFGDSGVGREGGLVGYDEFTELQTISAAR from the coding sequence ATGACCGACAACCGCATTCCTGCCGCCCGGATCGCCGGGCGAATCGTCGAGGGCGGTGACGTCCACGACGTGATCGATCCTTCGACCGGCGCGGCGATCGCCAGCGTCGGATGGACGGGCGCCGCCGACGTCGAGAAGGCAGTCAGCGCCGGCGCGCAGGCCTTCCAGCTCTGGTCCGCGACCGCGGCCCGTGAGCGTGCCGCAGCGCTGCGTGCCATCGCCTCCGATCTGCGTGCACAGACGACGGACATCGCTCCCTTGCTCGCAGCCGAGTCGGGAAAGCTCCTCGGCGAGGCGGAGGGTGAGGTCGAGTTCTCCGCCAAGTACTTCGACTGGTTCGCCGACGCTGCTGTGATCGCAGAGGAGGAGACGGGGCGCACCACTGCGAACCGTCGTTTCCGGGTGCGTCGTCATCCCGTCGGTGTCGTCGCCGCGGTCGGAACATGGAACTTCCCCCTTTCGATTCCCGCCCGCAAGATCGCCGCCTCGATCGCGGCCGGCTGTCCGACGGTGCTCAAGCCGAGCGAACGGACGCCGATCTCAGCAGACGCACTCGTGCGGATCTGTGAGAGGCATCTGCCGCGAGGAGTCATCGGGCAGGTCATCGGCGAGGGGATCGAGCTCACGAACGCCCTCATCGATGATCCCCGCGTGGCTGCTGTGACCTTCACGGGCTCCACGCCGATCGGGAAGGTGATCGCCGAGCGCGCTGCACGCACACTGACCCGTGCATGCCTGGAGCTCGGTGGCAGGGCACCCTTCATCGTGCGTGAAGACGCTGACGTGGCCGACGCCGTGGAGCACCTGATGGTCGCGAAACTGCGCAACAACGGGGAGTCGTGCATCGCGGCGAACACGCTGTTCGTGCACGCCTCGCTCGCCGAAGAATTCCGAGATGCTCTCGCTGCACGCCTTGCCGGAGTGCGCCCTGGGCGCCAGGAGGAACCCGACGCCGACTTCGGCCCCCTCATCGACACGAGAGCGGTGGAGAGGCTGCGTGCGCTCGTGGCGCAGGCGGAGCGCGCAGGGAAACGAGTGGTCCGAGGTCCGGAGGGCCCCGATTCCGGGGCCTTCATGCCTGCCGTCCTGGTCGAGGATGCGCGGGACTCCGAGCTGTATGCCCAGGAGATCTTCGGGCCCGTCCTCGCCATGGACATCTATGAGGACGAGGACGCCCTCGTCAGTGAGATTAACGGATGGGGCGTCGGGCTCGCTGGTTACGTGTGCGGGCGTGACATCGCCGCAGCGCAGGAACTCGCCGAGCGACTCCGCATCGGCATCGTCGGCATCAACAACGGTGCCCCGAACACTCCCGAGGTCCCCTTCGGCGGGTTCGGCGACTCGGGCGTCGGGCGTGAGGGCGGATTAGTCGGCTACGACGAGTTCACCGAACTGCAGACCATCTCGGCGGCGCGCTGA
- a CDS encoding MFS transporter, producing MDRVVLRTKRDVITFVNDHPTGSSRGRIIALIALGSIFIDAYDFTSLAIGLDTMKAELNPTPFQVGTTTSAMAVGALLGAIFGGYLVDKLGRYKLLILDLVLFVVAALGSALSPSIGILILWRFLLGVGVGLDMPAALSLVAEFTRNKDKGKFVNLWQPMWYLATITSAAFVLPLVFLGMGDHMWRWAVGFGAVPALIVLALRFLFADESPMWAAHNLGMGEAVKILRKNFPGTEFEIEEGEEEKEADTRLGRIFESGYRVRSLVVAVVSGFQAVQYFAVGFYLPVIVGLIFGLDVTSIVLGTILLNLFGLVGGGIQPFLTHRYGGRALTLIGCAICVVALIAVGMVDVASAPYLAAMLVGAFIFGHSFGPGSQGKTMATLSYPTDLRGTGTGWAEACSRVGSIGGFYVFPLVVAAVGLSHTMIILAVVPLIIFITVLVARWDPKDVDIEGGSIRPVRVEKGKQVLPR from the coding sequence ATGGACAGAGTCGTCCTGCGCACGAAGCGCGATGTGATCACGTTCGTCAACGACCACCCGACCGGAAGCTCGCGCGGAAGGATCATCGCTCTCATTGCGCTGGGGTCGATATTCATCGACGCCTACGACTTCACGTCCCTCGCCATCGGGCTGGACACCATGAAGGCGGAGCTGAACCCAACTCCCTTCCAGGTGGGCACCACCACCTCCGCCATGGCGGTGGGCGCCCTGCTGGGGGCGATCTTCGGGGGATACCTCGTCGACAAGCTGGGCAGGTACAAGCTGCTCATCCTCGATCTGGTGCTCTTCGTGGTGGCCGCGCTCGGTTCGGCCCTGTCACCCTCGATCGGGATTCTGATCCTCTGGCGTTTCCTGCTCGGGGTGGGCGTCGGCCTCGACATGCCGGCCGCGCTGAGCCTGGTCGCAGAATTCACGCGCAACAAGGACAAGGGAAAGTTCGTCAACCTCTGGCAGCCCATGTGGTACCTCGCGACCATTACGTCGGCGGCCTTCGTGCTGCCCCTGGTGTTCCTCGGAATGGGGGATCACATGTGGCGTTGGGCCGTGGGTTTCGGCGCGGTGCCGGCCTTGATCGTGCTCGCCCTGCGATTCCTCTTCGCCGACGAGAGCCCCATGTGGGCGGCGCACAATCTCGGCATGGGCGAGGCAGTGAAGATCCTGCGCAAGAACTTCCCCGGTACCGAGTTCGAAATCGAGGAGGGCGAGGAGGAGAAGGAAGCCGACACACGCCTCGGGCGCATATTCGAGAGCGGATACAGAGTGCGCTCCCTCGTCGTCGCCGTGGTGAGCGGCTTCCAAGCGGTCCAGTACTTCGCGGTGGGGTTCTACCTGCCCGTCATCGTCGGCCTCATCTTCGGACTCGATGTCACGTCAATCGTGCTCGGTACGATCCTGCTGAATCTCTTCGGGCTGGTGGGTGGAGGGATCCAACCGTTCCTCACCCACCGCTATGGAGGGCGCGCCCTCACCCTCATCGGCTGCGCCATCTGCGTGGTCGCACTCATCGCAGTGGGTATGGTCGACGTCGCATCGGCCCCGTATCTCGCGGCCATGCTCGTCGGGGCGTTCATCTTCGGCCACTCCTTCGGACCCGGGTCCCAGGGGAAGACGATGGCGACGCTCTCGTACCCGACCGATCTGCGCGGCACAGGAACCGGGTGGGCGGAAGCATGCAGCCGCGTCGGATCGATCGGCGGGTTCTACGTCTTCCCGCTGGTGGTCGCGGCCGTGGGGCTCTCGCACACCATGATCATCCTGGCCGTCGTTCCACTGATCATTTTCATCACTGTGCTCGTGGCCCGATGGGACCCGAAGGACGTGGACATCGAGGGCGGTTCGATCCGTCCCGTGCGCGTCGAGAAGGGGAAGCAGGTCCTGCCTCGGTGA